In Bradyrhizobium lablabi, one DNA window encodes the following:
- a CDS encoding adenylate/guanylate cyclase domain-containing protein: MNAQELKQISDWLIDGARSAASPPQMVAEFCESLVGAGLPLWRVGLFVRTLHPDLLGINFIWRPGAEVVAGSADHSFADSPEFKNSPLAIVFGEAREVRYRLDDPETKRFPFFDDMRAEGVTDYIALPLLTTAGYTHASSWSTKHGNGFSDEQLNALRSLMPPLTRLVEITNLRRTAALLLDTYVGNRAGERILAGQIRRGHADTMEAAIWLSDLRGFTALSDRLPSETVVDILNQYFDCQVHSIRTHGGEVLKFMGDGLLAVFPVTQRDGSVQQVCSRALEAARESRASVDAMHYQVGEALEHFRFGVALHVGKVLYGNIGGGNRLDFTCIGPAVNLAARLEKIAGRLHRTIVASEGFAGICAGGWSDLGEFPIAGFSKAERVYGLADEVPAS, encoded by the coding sequence ATGAACGCGCAAGAGCTCAAGCAAATCAGCGACTGGCTGATCGACGGCGCGAGGTCTGCGGCGAGCCCGCCGCAGATGGTGGCGGAATTCTGCGAAAGCCTGGTGGGGGCGGGCCTGCCGCTATGGCGGGTCGGCCTCTTCGTCCGGACGCTGCATCCCGATCTTCTCGGCATCAATTTCATCTGGCGGCCGGGTGCTGAAGTGGTCGCCGGGAGTGCCGATCACAGTTTTGCAGACTCGCCAGAATTCAAAAATAGCCCGCTGGCAATCGTGTTCGGCGAGGCGCGCGAGGTCAGGTATCGCCTCGACGATCCCGAGACAAAACGCTTCCCGTTTTTTGACGACATGCGTGCCGAAGGGGTCACCGACTATATCGCGCTGCCGCTTTTGACGACCGCAGGCTACACTCACGCATCGAGCTGGTCCACCAAGCACGGAAACGGATTTAGCGACGAACAATTGAACGCGCTGCGATCGCTGATGCCGCCGCTGACACGGCTCGTCGAGATCACCAATCTGCGGCGCACCGCCGCGCTCCTGCTCGATACCTATGTCGGCAACCGCGCCGGCGAGCGGATTCTGGCCGGGCAAATTCGCCGCGGCCATGCCGATACGATGGAGGCTGCGATCTGGCTGTCGGATCTGCGCGGCTTTACCGCGTTGTCGGACCGCCTGCCGTCTGAGACCGTGGTGGATATTCTCAATCAATATTTTGACTGTCAGGTGCACTCGATCCGAACGCATGGCGGCGAAGTCCTGAAATTCATGGGCGATGGGCTGCTGGCCGTGTTTCCGGTCACGCAAAGGGACGGCAGCGTGCAACAGGTTTGCTCGCGTGCGCTGGAAGCCGCGCGCGAATCCCGCGCCAGTGTCGACGCTATGCATTATCAGGTCGGGGAAGCGCTGGAGCATTTTCGCTTCGGGGTCGCGCTGCACGTCGGAAAAGTCCTGTACGGCAATATCGGCGGCGGCAACCGGCTCGACTTCACCTGCATCGGCCCCGCCGTCAATCTCGCCGCGCGGCTGGAAAAAATCGCCGGCCGCCTGCATCGCACCATCGTTGCGTCGGAAGGTTTTGCCGGCATCTGCGCCGGCGGCTGGAGCGATCTCGGCGAATTTCCGATCGCGGGATTTTCGAAAGCCGAGCGGGTTTATGGGTTGGCGGACGAAGTGCCGGCGAGCTGA
- a CDS encoding DUF433 domain-containing protein has translation MSDLLKRITIDADRMHGRPCIRGLRVTVADILGLMSAGQSRETILQEYPYLEDADIDAVLAFAARQADHPIIAAE, from the coding sequence ATGTCAGATCTCTTGAAAAGAATAACGATCGACGCCGATCGCATGCACGGCCGTCCATGTATTCGCGGCTTGCGCGTTACGGTGGCGGACATTCTTGGCTTGATGTCGGCCGGCCAATCGCGAGAGACGATTCTTCAGGAGTATCCTTATCTCGAAGACGCGGACATCGATGCGGTTCTGGCCTTTGCTGCCCGTCAGGCGGACCATCCCATCATCGCGGCGGAATAG
- a CDS encoding DUF5615 family PIN-like protein produces the protein MLFLVDAQLPPLLAEALRQAGCEAVHVIDLGLQAATDEQIWDEAISRSAVLVTKDRDFALRRAATNDGPAILWVRVGNTSNRKLIELVLRALPAIIAAIERDEAVIEFIGR, from the coding sequence TTGCTCTTTCTGGTCGACGCGCAGCTTCCGCCCTTGCTGGCAGAGGCGTTGCGCCAGGCCGGCTGTGAGGCGGTTCACGTCATCGATCTCGGGTTGCAGGCAGCTACCGACGAGCAGATTTGGGATGAAGCCATTTCCCGCTCGGCGGTTCTCGTCACCAAGGATCGCGACTTTGCCCTTCGCCGGGCTGCAACGAACGATGGCCCAGCGATCCTGTGGGTCAGAGTTGGCAATACGAGCAATCGAAAGCTGATCGAGCTGGTGTTGCGCGCCTTGCCGGCAATTATCGCTGCGATCGAACGCGATGAAGCAGTGATCGAATTTATCGGGCGTTAG
- the aroC gene encoding chorismate synthase — translation MSFNTFGHMFRVTTFGESHGVAIGCVVDGCPPLLPLTTEDIQHDLDRRRPGQSRFTTQRQEADAVKILSGVMAHPETGVQVTTGTPIALLIENTDQRSKDYSDIKDKFRPGHADFTYEAKYGLRDYRGGGRSSARETATRVAAGAIARKILPGVTVRGALVQMGPHKIDRDKWDFDEIARNPFFCPDKDKAAFFEDYLDGIRKKGSSIGAVIEVIAEGVPAGLGAPIYAKLDADLAAALMSINAVKGVEIGSGFGAAELSGEENADEMRMGNQGVSFLSNHAGGILGGISTGQPVVARFAVKPTSSILSPRRTVDRKGADTDIMTKGRHDPCVGIRAVPVGEAMMACVLADHFLRHRGQVGSP, via the coding sequence ATGTCCTTCAACACTTTCGGCCATATGTTCCGGGTCACGACCTTCGGCGAGAGCCACGGGGTTGCGATCGGCTGCGTGGTCGATGGCTGCCCGCCGCTGCTGCCGCTGACGACTGAGGACATCCAGCACGATCTCGATCGCCGCCGCCCCGGCCAGTCGCGTTTTACGACCCAGCGCCAGGAGGCCGATGCCGTCAAAATCCTGTCCGGCGTGATGGCGCATCCGGAGACCGGCGTGCAGGTCACGACCGGCACGCCGATTGCGCTCCTGATCGAGAACACCGACCAGCGCTCGAAGGATTATTCCGACATCAAGGACAAGTTTCGCCCGGGCCATGCCGACTTCACCTATGAGGCAAAATACGGCCTGCGCGACTACCGCGGCGGCGGGCGCTCCTCCGCGCGCGAGACCGCGACGCGGGTCGCCGCCGGCGCGATCGCGCGGAAAATCCTGCCCGGCGTCACCGTGCGCGGCGCGCTGGTGCAGATGGGCCCGCACAAGATCGACCGCGACAAATGGGATTTTGACGAGATCGCGCGCAATCCGTTCTTCTGCCCCGACAAGGACAAGGCCGCGTTCTTCGAGGATTATCTCGACGGTATCCGTAAAAAAGGTTCCTCGATCGGTGCGGTGATCGAGGTGATCGCCGAAGGCGTGCCGGCCGGCCTCGGCGCGCCGATCTACGCAAAGCTCGATGCTGACCTGGCCGCGGCGCTGATGAGCATCAACGCCGTCAAAGGCGTCGAGATCGGCTCGGGCTTTGGCGCCGCTGAATTATCCGGCGAGGAAAACGCCGACGAAATGCGCATGGGCAATCAGGGCGTCAGCTTTTTGTCCAATCACGCCGGCGGCATCTTGGGCGGCATTTCGACCGGCCAGCCGGTGGTAGCGCGGTTTGCGGTGAAGCCAACGTCGTCAATTTTATCGCCGCGCCGCACCGTCGATCGCAAGGGCGCCGACACCGACATCATGACAAAAGGCCGCCACGACCCCTGCGTCGGCATCCGCGCGGTGCCGGTTGGCGAAGCCATGATGGCCTGTGTGCTGGCGGATCATTTTCTGCGCCATCGCGGGCAGGTGGGCAGTCCGTAG
- a CDS encoding histidine phosphatase family protein → MTDRKRDTGMPTIYYIRHGETQWNAEGRLQGAQDIPLNDLGHTQAAHAGLILADLFVRDGRSATSLPFVASPLGRARATMELVRGALKLAPGDYAIDDRLREIGYGEWEGSTLVQMQAADPALFARRQVAKWTMAPPGGESYVEVQTRVSDWYHQLTGDTVAVAHGGTARALMVALGFETPESAADLAIEQGAVYVFSDGGLSKYS, encoded by the coding sequence ATGACGGACAGGAAACGCGACACTGGCATGCCGACGATTTACTACATTCGCCACGGCGAGACCCAGTGGAACGCCGAAGGCCGGCTGCAGGGCGCGCAGGACATTCCGCTCAACGATCTCGGCCACACGCAGGCGGCCCACGCCGGCCTCATCCTCGCTGATTTGTTTGTGCGCGACGGGCGCAGCGCGACGTCGCTCCCGTTCGTCGCCAGCCCGCTCGGCCGCGCCCGCGCGACCATGGAATTGGTGCGCGGCGCGCTAAAACTGGCGCCCGGCGACTACGCGATCGACGACCGCTTGCGCGAGATCGGCTACGGCGAGTGGGAAGGCTCGACCTTGGTCCAGATGCAGGCGGCCGATCCCGCGCTCTTTGCCAGGCGCCAGGTGGCAAAATGGACGATGGCGCCGCCGGGCGGCGAGAGCTATGTCGAGGTGCAGACGAGGGTGAGTGACTGGTACCATCAGCTGACCGGCGACACGGTCGCGGTCGCCCATGGCGGCACCGCGCGGGCGCTGATGGTGGCGCTGGGCTTCGAGACGCCGGAGAGCGCCGCCGATCTGGCGATCGAGCAGGGCGCGGTCTATGTGTTCAGCGACGGCGGGCTCTCGAAGTATAGTTAA
- the fabI gene encoding enoyl-ACP reductase FabI has product MAQNSGLMQGKRGVILGVANNRSIAWGIAKACHAAGAEIALTWQGDALKKRVEPLAKELNGLLLGHCDVTDPATIDAVFDVLKEKWGRIDFVVHAIAFSDKDQLDGRYLETTADNFSKTMLISCYSLTAIAQRAERLLTDGGSILTLTYYGAEKWMPHYNVMGVAKAALEASVRYLAADLGEKNIRVNAISAGPIKTLAASGIGDFRYILKWNEYNAPMRRTVTTEEVGDSALYLLSDLSRAVTGEVHHVDSGYHVVGMKRPDAPDISLVKD; this is encoded by the coding sequence ATGGCGCAAAATTCAGGTCTGATGCAGGGCAAGCGCGGCGTGATCCTCGGCGTCGCCAACAACCGCTCGATCGCCTGGGGCATTGCGAAGGCCTGCCATGCGGCGGGCGCCGAGATCGCGCTGACCTGGCAGGGTGACGCGCTCAAGAAACGCGTCGAGCCGCTCGCCAAGGAGCTCAACGGTCTCCTGCTCGGGCATTGCGACGTCACCGATCCCGCAACCATCGATGCCGTCTTCGACGTGCTGAAGGAGAAATGGGGCAGAATAGATTTCGTCGTGCACGCGATCGCGTTTTCCGACAAGGACCAGCTCGACGGCCGCTATCTTGAAACGACTGCCGATAATTTTTCAAAGACCATGTTGATCAGCTGCTACTCGCTGACCGCGATCGCGCAGCGCGCCGAAAGGCTTTTGACCGATGGCGGCTCGATCCTGACGCTGACTTATTACGGCGCCGAGAAGTGGATGCCGCATTACAACGTGATGGGCGTGGCAAAAGCGGCGCTGGAGGCAAGCGTGCGCTATCTCGCCGCCGACCTCGGAGAGAAGAACATCCGCGTCAACGCGATTTCGGCGGGTCCGATCAAGACGCTGGCCGCGTCCGGCATCGGCGACTTCCGCTATATCCTGAAGTGGAATGAATATAACGCGCCGATGCGCCGCACGGTGACAACAGAGGAAGTCGGCGACAGCGCGCTGTATCTGCTCTCCGACCTGTCGCGCGCCGTCACCGGCGAGGTGCATCACGTCGATTCCGGCTATCACGTCGTCGGCATGAAGCGGCCGGACGCGCCGGATATTTCGCTGGTGAAGGATTGA
- a CDS encoding RNA polymerase sigma factor: MTAFRESVEAMIPALRRYARALARDADIADDLVQDTLVRALRSERLFLGGDVRSWLYTILTNLNKNRRRSLARRPQFMPLLDNNPDASGTEAEGRDIARALSTLVEEQRAVLLLVMLEGLSYREVADIQGVPIGTVMSRLARARAHVKASLEGERPALRRVK, from the coding sequence ATGACCGCCTTTCGCGAGAGTGTTGAAGCCATGATACCGGCGCTGCGCCGGTATGCACGGGCGCTGGCGCGTGATGCCGACATCGCCGACGATCTGGTGCAGGATACGCTGGTGCGGGCGCTGCGTTCGGAACGGCTGTTTCTCGGCGGCGACGTCAGGAGCTGGCTCTATACCATCCTGACCAACCTCAACAAGAACCGGCGGCGATCGCTGGCGCGGCGGCCGCAATTCATGCCGCTGCTCGACAACAACCCCGACGCCAGCGGGACCGAGGCGGAGGGGCGCGACATCGCGCGAGCGCTTTCGACGCTGGTGGAGGAGCAGCGCGCGGTATTGCTCCTGGTGATGCTGGAGGGATTGAGTTACCGCGAGGTCGCCGACATCCAGGGGGTGCCGATCGGCACCGTGATGTCGCGCCTTGCGCGTGCGCGGGCCCATGTGAAGGCATCGCTCGAGGGCGAACGGCCGGCGCTGCGGCGGGTGAAATGA
- a CDS encoding anti-sigma factor family protein, with translation MTDPEIAVTEDELHAYVDNELPAERRGNVEAWLAAHPDDAERVGSWRAMADALHARYGAVADEPVPKRLEIERLVRRPRRWIYGAIAAALVAFIAGGSAGWLARGAAASSSAFQALASDALDAHRLYVVEVRHPVEVPGSERDHLEQWLTKRCGWDVRAPQLDATGLKLVGGRLLPGPTGPASFLMYESASGERYTLYTSRAKPESAQMRYTAEENSGAMYWSEDGVGYVLSGPIDKDRLNQVARLVYDQTEKNGG, from the coding sequence ATGACCGACCCAGAGATTGCCGTCACCGAAGACGAGCTGCACGCCTACGTCGACAACGAATTGCCGGCGGAGCGCCGCGGCAATGTCGAGGCCTGGCTTGCGGCGCATCCCGACGATGCCGAGCGGGTGGGATCGTGGCGGGCGATGGCAGACGCGCTGCATGCGCGTTACGGCGCCGTCGCCGACGAGCCGGTGCCGAAACGGCTCGAGATCGAGCGGCTGGTGCGGCGGCCGCGCCGATGGATCTATGGCGCGATAGCGGCGGCGCTGGTGGCGTTCATCGCCGGCGGCAGCGCCGGCTGGCTGGCGCGTGGCGCGGCCGCGTCGTCCTCGGCGTTCCAGGCTCTGGCGTCGGACGCGCTGGATGCGCATCGGCTCTATGTGGTGGAAGTGCGTCACCCGGTCGAAGTGCCGGGAAGCGAGCGCGACCATCTGGAGCAATGGCTGACCAAGCGCTGCGGCTGGGACGTCCGCGCCCCGCAACTGGACGCGACCGGGTTGAAGCTGGTCGGCGGGCGGTTGTTGCCGGGGCCGACCGGGCCGGCATCGTTCTTGATGTATGAGAGCGCCTCCGGCGAGCGCTACACGCTCTACACCTCGCGCGCGAAACCCGAGAGCGCGCAGATGCGCTATACGGCAGAAGAAAATTCCGGCGCGATGTACTGGTCCGAGGACGGCGTTGGCTATGTCCTGAGCGGCCCGATCGACAAGGACCGCCTCAACCAGGTCGCGCGGCTGGTCTACGACCAGACCGAGAAGAATGGGGGATAA
- a CDS encoding DnaJ C-terminal domain-containing protein: MRDPYEVLGVPRGASAAAIKSAYRKLAKKHHPDANKNDPKSAARFAELNSANEIIGDEDKRKQFDRGEIDAEGKPRFQGFSGSGFPGGDPRGRAGAGGFETHTFRSGGNFGGGNFEDILNSMFGGAAARGARPGGGTTFEFDPGGIALDLDVNVTMSVSLEEAVKGGEKRVRLPNGKELNVKIPAGVAAGQQIRLKGQGESGPGHRTGDLLITVNIAPHPFFKVDGSDLRIDLPITLYEAVLGGKVRVPTLTGAVELSIPKNTSSGRTFRLKGKGLPKSGGAGDLFVTTRIMLPDGNDAELETLMQKWRDGHPYNPRSDLG, translated from the coding sequence ATGCGCGACCCCTATGAGGTCTTGGGGGTGCCGCGGGGCGCCAGCGCTGCGGCGATCAAGAGCGCCTATCGCAAGCTTGCCAAGAAGCATCACCCCGACGCCAACAAGAACGATCCGAAATCGGCTGCGCGCTTTGCCGAGCTGAACTCGGCCAACGAGATCATCGGCGACGAGGACAAGCGCAAGCAGTTCGATCGCGGCGAGATCGACGCCGAGGGCAAGCCGCGGTTCCAAGGCTTTTCTGGTAGCGGTTTCCCCGGCGGCGATCCGCGCGGGCGTGCCGGCGCGGGCGGCTTCGAGACCCACACCTTCCGCTCTGGCGGCAATTTCGGCGGCGGTAATTTCGAGGACATTCTCAACAGCATGTTCGGCGGCGCCGCGGCGCGCGGCGCGCGGCCGGGTGGCGGTACGACGTTCGAATTCGATCCGGGCGGCATTGCGCTCGACCTCGATGTTAACGTCACCATGAGTGTGTCGCTGGAGGAGGCGGTCAAGGGCGGCGAAAAGCGCGTCCGGCTGCCGAACGGCAAGGAACTCAACGTCAAGATTCCAGCAGGTGTTGCAGCCGGCCAGCAGATCCGGCTGAAGGGGCAGGGCGAGAGCGGACCCGGCCACCGCACCGGCGACCTTCTGATCACCGTCAACATCGCGCCGCATCCTTTCTTCAAGGTCGACGGCAGCGATTTGCGTATCGATCTGCCGATCACGCTCTATGAAGCCGTGCTCGGCGGCAAAGTTCGCGTGCCGACGCTGACGGGCGCGGTGGAACTGTCGATCCCGAAGAACACCTCCAGCGGCCGCACATTTCGGCTGAAAGGCAAGGGATTACCGAAGTCAGGCGGCGCCGGCGACCTGTTCGTCACCACCCGCATCATGCTGCCCGACGGGAACGATGCCGAACTGGAGACGTTGATGCAGAAGTGGCGCGACGGACATCCCTATAATCCGCGCAGCGATCTCGGCTGA
- a CDS encoding RT0821/Lpp0805 family surface protein, with product MTLILIGLGAGGCSLSRGDGAFARMDDNEVTGSIGTSDPAPTDGDLAFARNAASDVLTKGDKDSSQPWENPETGARGSVTPLAQAYSSEGRTCRDFLASYVNGRSESWLQGAACRTEHGRWEIHSLKPWRRG from the coding sequence GTGACATTGATTCTAATCGGCCTCGGCGCCGGCGGCTGCAGCCTGTCCCGGGGCGACGGCGCCTTCGCCAGGATGGACGACAACGAGGTTACCGGGTCGATCGGGACAAGCGACCCGGCGCCGACCGACGGCGACCTTGCCTTTGCCCGCAACGCCGCCTCCGACGTCCTGACCAAGGGCGATAAGGATTCCAGCCAGCCCTGGGAAAATCCCGAGACCGGCGCACGCGGCTCGGTCACGCCGCTGGCGCAAGCCTATTCCTCGGAGGGGCGGACCTGCCGGGATTTTCTGGCAAGTTATGTCAACGGCCGCTCGGAAAGCTGGCTGCAGGGTGCCGCCTGCCGGACCGAGCATGGAAGGTGGGAAATTCATTCGCTAAAGCCATGGCGACGGGGTTGA
- the pdxH gene encoding pyridoxamine 5'-phosphate oxidase, with the protein MADTTSIKHPTPLTSGDFTAAEEPFALFGEWFTEAAKAEPSDPNAMSLATVDESGTPDVRMVLMKGYDSDGFVFYSHIASQKGRELATNPKAALLFHWKSLRRQVRIRGKVSPVSEAEADAYFATRPKQAQIGAWASKQSQPLESRFAFEQAIAKVAAKHIVGEVPRPPGWSGWRVAPSQFEFWHDRPFRLHDRIEFRRTAPGQPWSKTRLYP; encoded by the coding sequence ATGGCCGACACGACCTCCATCAAACACCCAACACCCTTAACATCCGGTGATTTCACCGCCGCGGAGGAGCCGTTTGCGCTGTTCGGGGAGTGGTTTACTGAGGCCGCGAAGGCCGAGCCCAGCGATCCCAACGCGATGTCGCTGGCGACCGTCGACGAGAGCGGCACGCCCGATGTGCGGATGGTGCTGATGAAGGGCTATGATTCCGACGGTTTTGTCTTCTACAGTCACATCGCCAGTCAAAAAGGCCGCGAGCTCGCCACAAATCCTAAGGCGGCTTTACTGTTTCACTGGAAGTCGCTGCGCCGGCAGGTCCGCATCCGCGGCAAGGTGTCGCCGGTGAGTGAAGCCGAAGCCGACGCCTATTTTGCCACGCGCCCAAAACAGGCGCAGATCGGCGCCTGGGCCAGCAAGCAGTCGCAACCGCTGGAGAGCCGGTTTGCCTTTGAGCAGGCCATTGCGAAGGTCGCGGCCAAACACATCGTCGGCGAGGTGCCGCGCCCGCCGGGCTGGAGCGGCTGGCGGGTCGCGCCTTCCCAATTCGAGTTCTGGCACGACCGCCCGTTCCGCCTGCACGACCGCATCGAATTCCGCCGCACCGCTCCGGGTCAACCATGGTCCAAGACGCGGCTTTATCCCTAG
- a CDS encoding SDR family NAD(P)-dependent oxidoreductase: MPNSANTPRRTLLLTGASRGIGHATVIRFSSAGWRVITCSRHPFPENCPWDAGPEDHIQVDLADHADTTRAIAEIRGRLEGGALHALVNNAAISPKAEGGKRLGSIDTDIETWSHVFRVNFFAPIMMARGLIEELKATKGSVVNVTSIAGSRVHPFAGAAYATSKAALASLTREMASDFGRIGVRVNSIAPGEIDTSILSPGTEKIVEQQIPLHRLGTPDEVAKIIYVLCTETSSYVNGAEIHINGGQHV; this comes from the coding sequence ATGCCGAATTCCGCCAACACGCCGCGGCGTACGCTGCTTCTAACCGGGGCCAGCCGCGGCATCGGGCACGCCACCGTGATCCGATTTTCCTCAGCCGGCTGGCGCGTCATCACCTGCTCGCGGCATCCCTTCCCGGAAAACTGCCCGTGGGATGCCGGGCCTGAGGATCACATCCAGGTCGATCTCGCCGATCACGCCGACACCACGCGGGCGATCGCTGAAATCCGCGGGCGGCTGGAAGGCGGCGCGTTGCACGCGCTCGTCAACAATGCCGCGATTTCGCCCAAGGCTGAAGGCGGCAAAAGGCTTGGCTCGATCGATACCGACATCGAGACCTGGAGCCATGTGTTCCGCGTCAACTTCTTCGCGCCGATCATGATGGCGCGCGGGCTGATCGAGGAACTGAAGGCGACGAAGGGTTCGGTCGTCAACGTCACCTCGATCGCGGGTTCCCGCGTGCATCCCTTTGCGGGGGCCGCCTACGCGACCTCGAAGGCGGCGCTGGCGTCGCTCACTCGGGAGATGGCGTCGGATTTCGGCCGCATCGGCGTCCGCGTCAATTCGATCGCGCCGGGCGAGATCGACACCTCGATCCTGTCGCCCGGCACCGAGAAGATCGTCGAGCAGCAGATCCCGCTGCATCGCCTGGGCACGCCGGACGAGGTCGCAAAAATCATCTACGTGCTGTGCACGGAGACGAGTTCCTACGTCAACGGCGCCGAGATCCACATCAACGGCGGCCAGCACGTGTAA
- a CDS encoding class I SAM-dependent methyltransferase yields MRNCGRLYPAEFFRTVAQDLSLGKQHALIDLGTGPGLLALGFAPYVGRIVGVDPEPVMIAAAREAAARASRSLTLIESEAEDLPPDIGSFDVVTIGRALHWMDRDATLGLFERLVAPDGTILVCSSHSAADGRNPWLGEYNEARRFWSEASLWSESGSGERTHRDLAVFFRGTRFHVADLIKVETGHEISARDLGRRVLTFSSSSPDVLGDKADAMLRDVEQRLLPLSREGSLTEVVVATAQVVKR; encoded by the coding sequence ATGAGGAATTGCGGCCGCCTTTATCCGGCTGAATTCTTTCGCACGGTGGCGCAAGACCTCTCGCTTGGAAAGCAGCACGCCCTCATCGACCTTGGGACCGGGCCGGGGCTGCTGGCGCTCGGCTTTGCCCCCTATGTCGGCCGCATCGTCGGCGTCGATCCGGAACCGGTGATGATCGCCGCCGCAAGAGAGGCGGCCGCGCGCGCGTCACGGTCCCTCACCTTGATCGAAAGCGAGGCTGAAGACCTTCCACCAGACATCGGAAGCTTCGATGTCGTGACGATCGGGAGGGCCCTGCATTGGATGGATCGCGATGCCACGCTTGGGTTGTTCGAGCGGCTCGTTGCGCCCGACGGTACGATCCTCGTCTGTTCGTCCCACTCCGCTGCGGATGGACGCAACCCGTGGCTCGGCGAATACAACGAGGCGCGGCGCTTCTGGTCGGAGGCCAGCCTGTGGTCGGAGTCAGGCAGCGGCGAGCGAACCCATCGCGACCTTGCGGTCTTTTTTCGCGGCACGCGGTTTCACGTCGCGGATTTAATCAAGGTCGAGACCGGCCACGAGATCAGCGCACGCGACTTGGGGCGCCGCGTGTTGACGTTCTCGTCGTCCTCGCCCGACGTGCTCGGAGACAAGGCGGACGCGATGCTGCGCGACGTTGAGCAGCGTCTGCTTCCCCTGAGCCGCGAAGGCTCCCTCACCGAGGTCGTGGTGGCGACGGCGCAGGTAGTGAAGCGATAA
- a CDS encoding magnesium transporter CorA family protein, with protein MLSAFAPSETSLKKVTGADLAALPETVVWIDLVKPTAAEDRAVERLAGIAVPTREDMQEIEISSRLYIENGARYMTATLMCAADTENPRTTAVTFILASHRLVTVRYDEPKPFVLVENKLARSCPPGITGEMVLMELLDAVIDRNADILERAGSDMDTISHDIFEPEGKARTGHAKRYSDILIAIGRKGDLTSKVRESLVSIGRVVTFVAAAVDGVKWSKDMREQLKTMQRDVISLTDHASFLSNKITFALDAMLGVVNLEQNNIIKLFSVMAVVLMPPTLIASIYGMNFKGMPELDWPHGYPIAVVAMLLAAAGPYMYFKWKKWL; from the coding sequence ATGCTGTCGGCGTTCGCCCCTTCCGAAACCTCGCTGAAGAAAGTTACCGGGGCCGATCTCGCCGCGCTGCCGGAGACCGTGGTCTGGATCGACCTCGTCAAGCCGACCGCGGCGGAGGACAGAGCGGTGGAGCGGCTGGCCGGGATCGCGGTGCCGACCCGGGAGGACATGCAGGAGATCGAGATTTCGAGCCGGCTCTATATCGAGAATGGCGCGCGCTACATGACGGCGACGCTGATGTGCGCGGCCGACACCGAGAACCCGCGCACCACGGCGGTGACCTTCATCCTCGCCAGCCATCGGCTGGTGACCGTGCGCTATGACGAGCCAAAACCGTTCGTGCTGGTGGAGAACAAGCTGGCGCGCTCGTGTCCGCCCGGCATCACCGGCGAAATGGTGCTGATGGAACTGCTGGATGCGGTGATCGACCGCAACGCCGACATCCTGGAGCGCGCCGGCAGCGACATGGACACGATAAGCCACGATATTTTCGAGCCCGAGGGTAAGGCGCGCACCGGCCACGCCAAGCGCTATTCGGATATCCTGATCGCGATCGGCCGCAAAGGCGATCTCACCTCGAAAGTGCGCGAGAGCCTGGTCTCGATCGGGCGGGTGGTGACGTTCGTCGCGGCCGCGGTCGACGGCGTCAAATGGTCCAAGGACATGCGCGAGCAGCTGAAAACCATGCAGCGCGACGTGATCTCGCTGACCGACCACGCCTCCTTTCTCTCCAACAAGATTACCTTCGCGCTCGACGCGATGCTCGGCGTCGTCAATCTCGAGCAGAACAACATCATCAAGCTGTTCTCGGTAATGGCGGTGGTGCTGATGCCGCCGACCCTGATCGCCTCGATCTACGGCATGAATTTTAAAGGCATGCCGGAACTCGATTGGCCGCACGGCTATCCCATCGCGGTGGTGGCGATGCTGCTCGCAGCAGCGGGGCCTTACATGTATTTCAAATGGAAGAAGTGGTTGTAA